The DNA segment GTTGAAAATCATAGCGTATCACCCAGGGTTGTGTCCATAGTGGAAATGCACAATTTTAACCAAAATGTAGCCTCATGTTTAAAATGGTACACAAGTTTTGTCACTTCTTGCTGCCGAAAATTGTAgttaagtatgaataataatgagcaatataagtaaataaaataaaaaagtctATAAAAAACCCTATCTGTATATTGTGATACAATATAAAATGCTCTTTATGAAAGCATATGATGTGTGGAATACAGTGTTGTAGTGTCACAACTgctaaatatgaatattatggagaattataaataaaaggtCTTTGAAAAGTGTCTGTATGTTGATACATCATGTGTTGTTACTCCTTCatgaaaatatatgatgtacGAAATGCAGCGTTGTAGTTATGTCACAACTGCTAAGTAAGATCTATGAaaactgtgtgtatgttgataCAACACCAGTTGTTATTTTACAGCAGTGCAGAACGAGCGTGACCGGATCAGTGTGCGAAGAACTAGTTACGAAGACATCGCTCAGAACGGGAGTCTGTCCGTCAGTACGTTACTCAACGCGGAGGTTCTGTCCAGACAGGTAACACACATCAACTGTAGGAAGGCAGTGATAgcagaaacaacaaaaatttattaaaactgaaattGTGGTTGTATCGTTCATTAGTTAACAATGTTACAGACTTTAATAATCTGTTTTTCAAATAGTTTATAAACTGTTGATTTAGGttgttataggtttgaaattagacactgcatttcatatattttgacaaatttCAAACAGCAGTTCTCTGACAGTAaacgtaattttaaaaataaaaatgtattctttagtttccaagattttagggtatgtaagGACTGGTGACtatcgtaccctctggcagaaaccctagcATGGCAGTAGCCAAAGCCTCTGTGAGGACTGGTGACtatcgtaccctctggcagaaaccctaacATGGCAGTAGCCAAAGCCTCTGTGAGGACTGGTGACtatcgtaccctctggcagaaaccctaacATGGCAGTAGCCAAAGCCTCTGTGAGGACTGGTGACtatcgtaccctctggcagaaaccctaacATGGCAGTAGCCAAAGCCTCTGTGAGGACTGGTGACTATCgaaccctctgacagaaaccctaaCATGGCAGTAGCCAAAGCCTCTGTGAGGACTGGTGACTATCgaaccctctgacagaaaccctacCATGGCAGTAGCCAAAGCCTCTGTGAGGACTGGTGACtatcgtaccctctggcagaaaccctaccATGGCAGTAGCCAAAGCCTCTGTGAGGACTGGTGACtatcgtaccctctggcagaaaccctaacATGGCAGTAGCCAAAGCCTCTGTGAGGACTGGTGACtatcgtaccctctggcagaaaccctaacATGGCAGTAGCCAAAGCCTCTGTGAGGACTGGTGACtatcgtaccctctggcagaaaccctaacATGGCAGTAGCCAAAGCCTCTGTGAGGACTGGTGACTATCgaaccctctgacagaaaccctaaCATGGCAGTAGCCAAAGCCTCTGTGAGGACTGGTGACTATCgaaccctctgacagaaaccctacCATGGCAGTAGCCAAAGCCTCTGTGAGGACTGGTGACTATcgtaccctctgacagaaaccctaaCATGGCAGTAGCCAAAGCCTCTGTGAGGACTGGTGACTATCgaaccctctgacagaaaccctaaCATGGCAGTAGCCAAAGCCTCTGTGAGGACTGGTGACTATCgaaccctctgacagaaaccctaaCATGGCAGTAGCCAAAGCCTCTGTGAGGACTGGTGACTATCgaaccctctgacagaaaccctaaCATGGCAGTAGCCAAAGCCTCTGTGAGGACTGGTGACTATCgaaccctctgacagaaaccctaaCATGGCAGTAGCCAAAGCCTCTGTGAGGACTGGTGACTATCgaaccctctgacagaaaccctaaCATGGCAGTAGCCAAAGCCTCTGTGAGGACTGGTGACTATCTGAAACATTTGCCGAGCACAGGTTTGAGATTTCGTATGTTTGGTTGCAGGTGACGACCCAGTTGACGATCGCGGACCTCACCAACAAGAAAGTGGCCGAGGTTGATGATGTGTGTGAGTCGATGAAGCAGCAACTCCTCATCCTCGTCGAGTGGGCCAAATACATACCCTGCTTCTGTGAACTACCTCTAGATGACCAGGTTAGTGCTGCTGGTGCTtctggtagtggtggtgatagtgatgatgattattatggttatgttgatgatgatgatgatgatggtaatgttgatgatgatgatggtgatcattataatgatgatactaattatgatgatgatgattatggttatgatgatgatgatggtgatgattatgatgatggtaatgataaagtttgttttaatggatCATTGGAGACACAGCACAAACTTCTTTTACACTAACAACCTCCCTGATAGACAGTGCcgagataactgaggtgtgtacccaggacaatgcttgaaccttaattggatataagtacatgtataaaaaaccAAATAGAAAATATGAGTTTATGTCTGCCTTCTGTGACACACTGTCCCAGTTAGCCACCATGTAGTTTcatgttaatttattttcatgtttatatatctAGTTGAGGTTCAAGGACACCATCACTTCATGTACACTTGTCTGTGAAACCTGCTCCACATAAATTAGCTTTGCTGATGACAATATGCACCACATTCCTTCCGAATAACAGTATATCAGGAGACTCCAGAAAAGTCTTTTTGTTGTTAGTGTGACATGATTTACCAGTGACCGACAAAGAAACCATGAAATTAATTTGCAGGCATAATGCTCATTGTTTTGTGTTAACTGGCCTAGTTTCAGTTTTACGGTGAGAATGCAGTTACATATTGAGGACTTGGTTGAGGTTGAGTAAATGTGGGTGCTATCTCTATCCCCCTTTCCCTTCCCTTTTTGTTTCTGTCACTGTCTGTGTCCCTCTCTCtgctttttctctctctctttgtctatttctcatacacacaaacacacactcacacataagTTTCTCttaaaaacatgtacatgtatcattggCAGTTTATATCAGACAGCCGACCAATGTGTTGAGAACAGCAACCTTGAACTTTACTTAGATATATACTGAAGACCAAAATGAATGCAAATCAGGATTATGGTTAGTTTGTGATTAGACTAGGTTTACTTGATGACCAACGCTCAGTTCTGGGAAATGGAAAATGGTATATCAACCAGCAATCTCCTgaattttcatatatatgtggtggttttggggtgggttttttttgtttcggCACACCCGAACATGTCAGGTACcctatttatttacaaaaaatcacaCATTCTGTATACATTTAACGAGTTATTTGACGAAATTAACTGAGTCTCAATGAGTAACTAAAATTTACAGGTAAAATCAAATTGGAAACatgaatattataaaagatattattatcatacatgtgtatgattTGAAAGTAGGTCTAATGATAATTTTATATACCTGGTTAACTTAAGCATGTTCATTTTAGAATAACATTTGTAATTCACAGGCATCTGTGCATGTTGCAAGGATGTCTTCAGAGCACCAATATGCTCAACTGCAGCAGAATATTCAGTTTCtagacaatttttaaaaagtgtcatttcattacatggcttatTTTCTTactcaaattgttttaattactttacTTCAGAGAAAAATTCCCAAATTCAACGCGTTATTGCCAACTTTAATTGATATACCAAATACAATTCTGAATGCATTTAACCTGAAATTAGATCCAAAAAGGTTTTGAAAAAGATATTCCACATCATTCTTTTtgtgttcaatatatatattaagtataaaaataaatggctGTATTGATATAGACATTATCATGTTGTTTTGCAGGTGGCACTACTACGAGCTCACGCTGGTGAACATCTGGTTCTTGGAGTAGCACATCGCTCACTTTCGCTCAATGACATCTTGTTGCTAGGCAACGATGCCCTCATTCCTCGAAACACCACCGACGTGGACATAGGACGCGTGTCCTGCAGGATTCTTGACGAACTCGTGAGACCGCTACGCGAAGTGCAGATTGACGATACAGAGTTCGCTTGTTTAAAGGCAATAGTGTTTTTTGATCCAGGTATGGAAATTAGTCATGGTTCAAGTAGAATTTGCCTAAAATTAAAGGGAAATAATAGACTTCAACCCGTGTCAAAGGCCATGTCATATACAGCCCCGCCTATGGAAGAATGctcataaaagatccctttttacTTTATAGGTAGCAGCAGTAGGTTTATTGTCTTGCCTTTTTCAGCCATGtgacaaaataaccatatgtttgacccCAAATAGCTGTATTTGACATGTACCAGATCAAGGTTTTCAGGTACCAGGTTCAGTTAAAATGATTGGGAATAAACATGTTTAAATCATTTAACATGAATGGGAATAAACATGTTTAAATCTGTGCATTTGGTTAAACATGTATTGATCGGTTtgtttcctccccccccccagccaTCTTCCGATGCTTGTGGTCTGAGTAACATGCAGAGAACCAATTAAAATGAGAGTTACGCGTGTTTAAATCTGCATGATACGAGTTGAATGGTTTTGAATATATGTGGTATAAATGAACAAGTTAAAATTTATGATATACTTCTGTTCCTCCCCAGATGCGAGTGGTACCTGGTTCAGTTATAATGACTGAGAATTAAACAATATTCTTGTGTTCCTCCCCAGATGCACGTGGTCTGAGTGACGTCCAGAAGATCAAGGCGTTCCGGTACCAGGTGCACATGAACCTGGAGGACTACATCAACGACAGGCAGTATGACACACGGGGGCGGTTCGGCGAGATCCTCCTCCTCCTGCCCGCCCTGCAGAGCATCACCTGGCAGATGATTGAACAGATCCAGTTCGCCAAGCTCTTCGGCATGGCCAAGATCGACAACCTACTGCAGGAAATGTTACTGGGAGGTGGGTTACACGTTTGTTTAAGGCTCACCgttaccaagtaaaaagtgttactaGGAGGTGGGTTACACGTTTGTTTAAGTCTCACCgttaccaagtaaaaagtgttactaGGAGGTGGGTTACACGTTTGTTTAAGTCTCACCAttaccaagtaaaaagtgttactaGGAGGTGGGTTACACGTTTGTTTAAGTCTCACCgttaccaagtaaaaagtgttactaGGAGGTGGGTTACACGTTTGTTTAAGTCTCACCgttaccaagtaaaaagtgttactaGGAGGTGGGTTACACGTTTGTTTAAGTCTCACCgttaccaagtaaaaagtgttactaGGAGGTGGGTTACACGTTTGTTTAAGTCTCACCgttaccaagtaaaaagtgttactaAGAGGTGGGTTACACGTTTGTTTAAGTCTCACCgttaccaagtaaaaagtgttactaGGAGGTGGGTTACACGTTTGTTTAAGTCTCACCgttaccaagtaaaaagtgttactaAGAGGTGGGTTACACGTTTGTTTAAGTCTCACCgttaccaagtaaaaagtgttactaGGAGGTGGGTTACACGTTTGTTTAAGTCTCACCgttaccaagtaaaaagtgttactaGGAGGTGGGTTACACGTTTGTTTAAGTCTCACCAttaccaagtaaaaagtgttactaGGACGTGGGTTACACGTTTGTTTAAGTCTCACCAttaccaagtaaaaagtgttactaGGAGGTGGGTTACATGTTTGTTTAAGTCTCACCgttaccaagtaaaaagtgttactaGGAGGTGGGTTACATGTTTGTTTAAGTCTCACCgttaccaagtaaaaagtgttactaGGAGGTGGGTTACATGTTTGTTTAAGTCTCACCgttaccaagtaaaaagtgttactaGGAGGTGGGTTACATGTTTGTTTAAGTCTCACCgttaccaagtaaaaagtgttactaGGAGGTGGGTTACATGTTTGTTTAAGTCTCACCAttaccaagtaaaaagtgttactaGGAGGTGGGTTACATGTTTGTTTAAGTCTCACCgttaccaagtaaaaagtgttactaAGAGGTGGGTTACATGTTTGTTTAAGTCTCACCAttaccaagtaaaaagtgttactaAGAGGTGGGTTACACGTTTGTTTAAGTCTCACCgttaccaagtaaaaagtgttactaGGAGGTGGGTTACACGTTTGTTTAAGTCTCACCgttaccaagtaaaaagtgttactaGGAGGTGGGTTACACGTTTGTTTAAGTCTCACCgttaccaagtaaaaagtgttactaGGAGGTGGGTTACACGTTTGTTTAAGTCTCACCgttaccaagtaaaaagtgttactaGGAGGTGGGTTACACGTTTGTTTAAGTCTCACCgttaccaagtaaaaagtgttactaGGAGGTGGGTTACACGTTTGTTTAAGTCTCACCgttaccaagtaaaaagtgttactaGGAGGTGGGTTACACGTTTGTTTAAGTCTCACCgttaccaagtaaaaagtgttactaGGAGGTGGGTTACACGTTTGTTTAAGTCTCACCgttaccaagtaaaaagtgttactaGGAGGTGGGTTACACGTTTGTTTAAGTCTCACCAttaccaagtaaaaagtgttactGGGAGGTGGGTTACACGTTTGTTTAAGTCTCACCgttaccaagtaaaaagtgttactGGGAGGTGGGTTACACGTTTGTTTAAGTCTCACCgttaccaagtaaaaagtgttactaGGAGGTGGGTTACACGTTTGTTTAAGTCTCACCgttaccaagtaaaaagtgttactaGGAGGTGGGTTACACGTTTGTTTAAGTCTCACCAttaccaagtaaaaagtgttactaGGAGGTGGGTTACACGTTTGTTTAAGTCTCACCgttaccaagtaaaaagtgttactaGGAGGTGGGTTACACGTTTGTTTAAGTCTCACCgttaccaagtaaaaagtgttactaGGAGGTGGGTTACACGTTTGTTTAAGTCTCACCgttaccaagtaaaaagtgttactaGGAGGTGGGTTACACGTTTGTTTAAGTCTCACCgttaccaagtaaaaagtgttactaGGAGGTGGGTTACACGTTTGTTTAAGTCTCACCAttaccaagtaaaaagtgttactaGGAGGTGGGTTACACGTTTGTTTAAGTCTCACCAttaccaagtaaaaagtgttactaGGAGGTGGGTTACACGTTTGTTTAAGTCTCACCAttaccaagtaaaaagtgttactaGGAGGTGGGTTACACGTTTGTTTAAGTCTCACCAttaccaagtaaaaagtgttactaGGAGGTGGGTTACACGTTTGTTTAAGTCTCACCgttaccaagtaaaaagtgttactaGGAGGTGGGTTACACGTTTGTTTAAGTCTCACCgttaccaagtaaaaagtgttactaGGAGGTGGGTTACACGTTTGTTTAAGTCTCACCgttaccaagtaaaaagtgttactaGGAGGTGGGTTACACGTTTGTTTAAGTCTCACCAttaccaagtaaaaagtgttactaGGAGGTGGGTTACACGTTTGTTTAAGTCTCACCAttaccaagtaaaaagtgttactaGGAGGTGGGTTACACGTTTGTTTAAGTCTCACCAttaccaagtaaaaagtgttactaGGAGGTGGGTTACACGTTTGTTTAAGTCTCACCgttaccaagtaaaaagtgttactaGGAGGTGGGTTACACGTTTGTTTAAGTCTCACCgttaccaagtaaaaagtgttactaGGAGGTGGGTTACACGTTTGTTTAAGTCTCACCgttaccaagtaaaaagtgttactaGGAGGTGGGTTACACGTTTGTTTAAGTCTCACCgttaccaagtaaaaagtgttactaGGAGGTGGGTTACACGTTTGTTTAAGTCTCACCgttaccaagtaaaaagtgttactaGGAGGTGGGTTACACGTTTGTTTAAGTCTCACCgttaccaagtaaaaagtgttactaGGAGGTGGGTTACACGTTTGTTTAAGTCTCACCgttaccaagtaaaaagtgttactaGGAGGTGGGTTACACGTTTGTTTAAGTCTCACCgttaccaagtaaaaagtgttactaGGAGGTGGGTTACACGTTTGTTTAAGTCTCACCgttaccaagtaaaaagtgttactaGGAGGTGGGTTACACGTTTGTTTAAGTCTCACCgttaccaagtaaaaagtgttactaGGAGGTGGGTTACACGTTTGTTTAAGTCTCACCgttaccaagtaaaaagtgttactaGGAGGTGGGTTACACGTTTGTTTAAGTCTCACCgttaccaagtaaaaagtgttactaGGAGGTGGGTTACACGTTTGTTTAAGTCTCACCgttaccaagtaaaaagtgttactaGGAGGTGGGTTACACGTTTGTTTAAGTCTCACCgttaccaagtaaaaagtgttactaGGAGGTGGGTTACACGTTTGTTTAAGTCTCACCgttaccaagtaaaaagtgttactaGGAGGTGGGTTACACGTTTGTTTAAGTCTCACCgttaccaagtaaaaagtgttactaGGAGGTGGGTTACACGTTTGTTTAAGTCTCACCgttaccaagtaaaaagtgttactaGGAGGTGGGTTACACGTTTGTTTAAGTCTCACCgttaccaagtaaaaagtgttactaGGAGGTGGGTTACACGTTTGTTTAAGTCTCACCgttaccaagtaaaaagtgttactaGGAGGTGGGTTACACGTTTGTTTAAGTCTCACCgttaccaagtaaaaagtgttactaGGAGGTGGGTTACACGTTTGTTTAAGTCTCACCgttaccaagtaaaaagtgttactaGGAGGTGGGTTACACGTTTGTTTAAGACTCACCgttaccaagtaaaaagtgttactaGGAGGTGGGTTACACGTTTGTTTAAGTCTCACCgttaccaagtaaaaagtgttactaGGAGGTGGGTTACACGTTTGTTTAAGTCTCACCgttaccaagtaaaaagtgttactaGGAGGTGGGTTACACGTTTGTTTAAGTCTCACCgttaccaagtaaaaagtgttactaGGAGGTGGGTTACACGTTTGTTTAAGTCTCACCgttaccaagtaaaaagtgttactaGGAGGTGGGTTACACGTTTGTTTAAGTCTCACCgttaccaagtaaaaagtgttactaAGAGGTGGGTTACACGTTTGTTTAAGTCTCACCgttaccaagtaaaaagtgttactaGGAGGTGGGTTACACGTTTGTTTAAGTCTCACCgttaccaagtaaaaagtgttactaGGAGGTGGGTTACACGTTTGTTTAAGACTCACCgttaccaagtaaaaagtgttactaGGAGGTGGGTTACATGTTTGTTTAAGACTCACTgttaccaagtaaaaagtgttactaGGAGGTGGGTTACATGTTTGTTTAAGACTCACTgttaccaagtaaaaagtgttactTGGAGCGAAGTCTCACTTTGcaatataggtattacttttccaatgggggagggggggagttagctcagtgctgtcctgaggtgcttgcgtcacaggatcaaaccacctcgctggatccattcaactgattgaagtttttctcgttccaaccaggcCTGTGGTATATGtgttcctgtctgggaaagtgcatataaaagatcccttgctactaatggaaaaaatgtagggatttcctctctaagactctgtcagacttagcaaatgtttgacatccaatagccaataattgattaatcactgtgctctagtggtgtcgttaaacaaaacaaaaccctttATTAAACTTTTCCAATGATAACGACATtgacttttgcatttagctcaatGTTCAGCTCTATTACTCCAAACTCGAGGTCAAGttcagtcaaacttgatttgtagtTACATCAGTGAAAGTTTGTCTCAAGGTGTGttaaatttttagtttttaatttaataaaattttaattgaatatttttaatttaaattgtttttcaaaagtttagttttaatttttcttaacaTGCATTGTGATAAACATCTGTGGATACAATTATCAGCAATACCAATATTGTTCAGCAAAAGTCTTGTTGGATAACAAGTGAAGCATATTGAGAACTTTTTCCCACATCCCTCCTTCCTAGTACTATCTGTACTGATAAAGCAGAGCGTAGTTTAATTAGACAGCAGTAAAATACTTTCTAGATAGTTTTGTGCTTCAGGTTAAACCAGATAACTGCATAGGGAAATTGTTCATAAATGTTAGCATTTCTTACTGATGCGGAATGCAGGCCAGTTGTGGTCTGGATCCTGATTGAAAATCTTAGGTGATAATAACATATAGCAAAGATTAATTATGGCTGATCTTTATAGTTTCGTCCTTCTTTGTGTACCTGTACAATGTTTCAACTGTTCAGTTTAAGTGATAGAACGATCATTGGTAGTTACATTACTAGGATTGTCTCCCTTTCACCACCGTCACTAATGATATGCAATATCCTATATGCAGTTATATATATGCAATACCATATTAGTATATGCaatatactaataaaaaaagaagcctGTGCTATACCTCAGTTTAGTAACCAGTTTCGGTTTTATAAACAAATCATTTTTTTGTATCCATTATTCAAGGGAGGCTActttgaattttgtttactgATAATTATTTCCTAGGTAACCAAATCAATTTCCAATACTAATAATGACAGCATGAATAAAACTTATACAAACATGCAGTGcatttataaaaagtattgcactttacatttaatctacctgcatgAAATGGAGTGCCAAAGAATGTCGTTTGTTGGCATCCCTCcattaacaaaatacaaaaacaattattgtatGATATTTTGCTTTCTGTGTCTGCTGTGCATTGCATAACAACTGttcgttaaattaaaatatattaatttattggcAACAGATTATGGAAAttgtacaaataaatacattctcATATTACTAGCAATCAGAATTGCTTCTTTGCCATAATTATGTGATGGTAAACTGTGAATCGGAAGTTCGTAATAATGTTGGATAATAATATTCACTGGTACGTTAGTTCTCAGGCTCATAGGTTTCATTAATAACGGGATCAAAATATTTAAGCTAAATGCATTTatccaaatataaaaataaagttcttGCATATATAAACTATTTGCAGTATTCTGGTTACCTAATTTTCAAACATGTAAGACTACATGTcggaattactaaatgtttgatatccagtagctaataatgaattaatcttatgtacaaagcaaactttaacccTTTTTTTGTAGGATCCTGGCTtcatattcataaacgtacataagtcaatgtatgatacctatctatgtactttaagtatgtatttaggtatcatacattgacttaagtgtgtttatgaatatggatccagacattttgttaaatgcaaatatcatgaaaatatgtaaaaattaccaaatgttttgacatccagtacctGATGATGAATTAAAtcatatgtgctctagtggtgtcattaaacaaagccaACTTTAACACTTTCTTTGCAGGAGCCAACACAGAAGCTGCTGCAAATGGCTCTACGTCATCTGGGTCAATTTCGCCATCAATATCCAGTCCCTCCAGCTTCCCCGAcgctttgaattccatctcccACTCGGGGGAGAACATCCAGATGGCCCACCCTGTTGAGCCGATGCACCTCACCCCAACCCACCCTGGCAGCATGAGTCCCACAGCTCCAACGTCAAGCCTCGACCAAGTCCATATGatgcagcagcaacaacaacaacaacagcagccgcagcagcagcagcagcaacaacaacaacaacagcagcagcagcaacaacagcaacaacagcagcagcagcagcaaca comes from the Gigantopelta aegis isolate Gae_Host chromosome 14, Gae_host_genome, whole genome shotgun sequence genome and includes:
- the LOC121388769 gene encoding hepatocyte nuclear factor 4-gamma-like isoform X3, translated to MSESSTGEDSDGGLGDSSNQTLSEPDPLNVQTLGGAAQSLPSPTSDILSQFCAICGDRATGKHYGAASCDGCKGFFRRSVRKNHVYTCRFNRNCIVDKDKRNQCRYCRLKKCFRAGMKKEAVQNERDRISVRRTSYEDIAQNGSLSVSTLLNAEVLSRQVTTQLTIADLTNKKVAEVDDVCESMKQQLLILVEWAKYIPCFCELPLDDQVALLRAHAGEHLVLGVAHRSLSLNDILLLGNDALIPRNTTDVDIGRVSCRILDELVRPLREVQIDDTEFACLKAIVFFDPDARGLSDVQKIKAFRYQVHMNLEDYINDRQYDTRGRFGEILLLLPALQSITWQMIEQIQFAKLFGMAKIDNLLQEMLLGGANTEAAANGSTSSGSISPSISSPSSFPDALNSISHSGENIQMAHPVEPMHLTPTHPGSMSPTAPTSSLDQVHMMQQQQQQQQQPQQQQQQQQQQQQQQQQQQQQQQQQQQQQQNTQTGMSQHLDITEPLSLIVNQCSDSSMAFQEDASPIPSPHTMPSLTEQYKVTPVSQHFKQEVM
- the LOC121388769 gene encoding hepatocyte nuclear factor 4-gamma-like isoform X2 is translated as MDSNIVMKMYPRYHLFPHGIEMLYENDELEPDPLNVQTLGGAAQSLPSPTSDILSQFCAICGDRATGKHYGAASCDGCKGFFRRSVRKNHVYTCRFNRNCIVDKDKRNQCRYCRLKKCFRAGMKKEVQNERDRISVRRTSYEDIAQNGSLSVSTLLNAEVLSRQVTTQLTIADLTNKKVAEVDDVCESMKQQLLILVEWAKYIPCFCELPLDDQVALLRAHAGEHLVLGVAHRSLSLNDILLLGNDALIPRNTTDVDIGRVSCRILDELVRPLREVQIDDTEFACLKAIVFFDPDARGLSDVQKIKAFRYQVHMNLEDYINDRQYDTRGRFGEILLLLPALQSITWQMIEQIQFAKLFGMAKIDNLLQEMLLGGANTEAAANGSTSSGSISPSISSPSSFPDALNSISHSGENIQMAHPVEPMHLTPTHPGSMSPTAPTSSLDQVHMMQQQQQQQQQPQQQQQQQQQQQQQQQQQQQQQQQQQQQQQNTQTGMSQHLDITEPLSLIVNQCSDSSMAFQEDASPIPSPHTMPSLTEQYKVTPVSQHFKQEVM
- the LOC121388769 gene encoding hepatocyte nuclear factor 4-gamma-like isoform X1, encoding MDSNIVMKMYPRYHLFPHGIEMLYENDELEPDPLNVQTLGGAAQSLPSPTSDILSQFCAICGDRATGKHYGAASCDGCKGFFRRSVRKNHVYTCRFNRNCIVDKDKRNQCRYCRLKKCFRAGMKKEAVQNERDRISVRRTSYEDIAQNGSLSVSTLLNAEVLSRQVTTQLTIADLTNKKVAEVDDVCESMKQQLLILVEWAKYIPCFCELPLDDQVALLRAHAGEHLVLGVAHRSLSLNDILLLGNDALIPRNTTDVDIGRVSCRILDELVRPLREVQIDDTEFACLKAIVFFDPDARGLSDVQKIKAFRYQVHMNLEDYINDRQYDTRGRFGEILLLLPALQSITWQMIEQIQFAKLFGMAKIDNLLQEMLLGGANTEAAANGSTSSGSISPSISSPSSFPDALNSISHSGENIQMAHPVEPMHLTPTHPGSMSPTAPTSSLDQVHMMQQQQQQQQQPQQQQQQQQQQQQQQQQQQQQQQQQQQQQQNTQTGMSQHLDITEPLSLIVNQCSDSSMAFQEDASPIPSPHTMPSLTEQYKVTPVSQHFKQEVM